The DNA window TGAAGAGCACAGACAACAAAAACACAAAATTTGCTCAGAGAGTTCAAAATATCGATATTTCAGGTATCAGAAAAATATTTGAAGCGGCCGGCGAACAATCTATAAACTTAGGATTGGGACAGCCTGATTTTGATACTCCAGACCATATAAAACAGGCTGCTATCGATGCCATAAATGAAGGATTTACAAGCTATACTGTTGGTGCAGGGATACCTGAACTGAGAAACGCATTAAGTCTTAAATTTAAGAAAGAAAATAACTTTGATGTTTCTTCTGACGAGATTATCGTTACATCAGGAGCTTCAGAAGCTTTAGAAATCGCTCTTGCTTCACTGGTAAATCCGGGCGATGAAGTCCTTATACCCAATCCGGGTTTTGTTTCATATAGTGCACTGACCGAAATCATGGGTGGTAAATCTGTCAGTATACCTCTTGGTAAGGATTTGAATGTACAGCCAGACGATGTCCTTGATAATATAACTCCAAAAACCAAGGCACTTGTTCTAAATTCCCCATCCAATCCTACTGGAGCTGTTCAGTCCAGAGATAATATAAAAGCATTTGCAGAAATTGCGGAAGACCATGATATTACAATAATTTCTGATGAAGTGTATGAACATTTTGTTTACGAAGGTGAGCATGTAAGCCCTGCACAGTACACTGACAATGTGATAACAGTAAACGCTGTGTCCAAAACTTATTC is part of the Methanohalobium evestigatum Z-7303 genome and encodes:
- a CDS encoding pyridoxal phosphate-dependent aminotransferase, with the protein product MKSTDNKNTKFAQRVQNIDISGIRKIFEAAGEQSINLGLGQPDFDTPDHIKQAAIDAINEGFTSYTVGAGIPELRNALSLKFKKENNFDVSSDEIIVTSGASEALEIALASLVNPGDEVLIPNPGFVSYSALTEIMGGKSVSIPLGKDLNVQPDDVLDNITPKTKALVLNSPSNPTGAVQSRDNIKAFAEIAEDHDITIISDEVYEHFVYEGEHVSPAQYTDNVITVNAVSKTYSMTGWRLGYVAAKGEYIEQMLKAHQYVQACASSISQKAALAAVTGPMEPVHKMHDEFKERRDLLLDGLESLGIKCEKPSGAFYAFPEIPDSLKTTEKLVSNGVIVVPGIAFGENGEGHIRLSYATSSSQIQKALDIMENVI